A region of Sulfitobacter faviae DNA encodes the following proteins:
- a CDS encoding gamma-glutamyl-gamma-aminobutyrate hydrolase family protein has translation MARPVVGIIGNSYLLNDQYPVHAGGQMNTEAIAEVSGCLPLIVPSDPRFVSVEELLEVCDGFLLTGGRPNVHPEEYGEPETEAHGAFDRARDAVALALVRACVARGQPFLGLCRGFQEVNVAMGGSLYPEIRDLPGRMNHRMPPDGTIEEKFELRHDVSFTEGGVFHRVMGASKVLTNTLHGQGIKEPGPRVVIDGYADDGTPEAIYIKDAPGFTLAVQWHPEWNAANDPVSRPLFEHFGAAVRAWAADGSAMPVMTAAQ, from the coding sequence ATGGCCCGACCTGTCGTTGGTATCATTGGCAATTCCTACCTGCTGAACGATCAATACCCCGTCCACGCAGGCGGGCAGATGAACACCGAAGCGATTGCCGAGGTTTCGGGCTGTCTACCGCTTATCGTGCCGAGCGATCCGCGCTTTGTCTCGGTCGAGGAATTGCTGGAGGTCTGCGACGGTTTCCTGCTGACCGGCGGGCGCCCCAATGTGCATCCCGAAGAATATGGTGAGCCTGAGACGGAGGCCCATGGTGCCTTCGACCGCGCGCGCGACGCGGTGGCGCTGGCGCTTGTGCGGGCCTGTGTGGCGCGGGGCCAACCCTTCCTCGGCCTTTGCCGCGGGTTTCAGGAAGTGAACGTCGCCATGGGTGGGTCGCTCTATCCTGAGATTCGCGATCTGCCGGGGCGGATGAACCACCGCATGCCCCCCGATGGCACCATTGAAGAGAAATTCGAACTGCGCCATGACGTGAGCTTTACCGAAGGCGGCGTGTTCCACCGTGTGATGGGCGCGTCCAAAGTGCTGACCAACACGCTACACGGGCAGGGGATCAAGGAACCCGGCCCGCGCGTGGTGATCGACGGCTACGCGGATGATGGCACGCCCGAGGCGATCTATATCAAAGACGCGCCGGGCTTTACCCTCGCGGTGCAGTGGCATCCCGAGTGGAACGCAGCCAATGACCCCGTTTCGCGCCCGCTGTTCGAACATTTCGGCGCAGCCGTGCGGGCTTGGGCGGCGGATGGGTCGGCCATGCCGGTGATGACCGCCGCACAGTAG
- a CDS encoding REP-associated tyrosine transposase — protein MRDSPSSHGPNSYFFTLRLARRDDDALLRHITALRQAMRETLARKPFRIDAIAILPDVLHTVWTLPPDDTDYGNRIGMWKGRFSRHLPPAPHRSLRQIKRGEKGIWQRRFWEHRIRDPADFERHCSLVHLSPVHAGYCDRPEAWPYSSYRRACSGQAALQGAEAGPLEEDAVLDDDVTPLNHAASPVTPLSGLHS, from the coding sequence ATGAGAGACAGCCCTTCATCCCATGGCCCGAACAGCTATTTCTTTACCCTGCGGCTTGCGCGGCGCGATGATGATGCGCTGCTGCGGCATATCACGGCCCTGCGCCAAGCGATGCGTGAGACTTTGGCCCGCAAACCCTTCCGGATCGATGCCATCGCCATCTTGCCGGATGTGCTCCATACGGTCTGGACCCTGCCGCCCGACGATACCGATTACGGCAATCGGATCGGCATGTGGAAGGGGCGGTTTTCCCGCCATCTCCCTCCGGCCCCACATCGCAGTCTGCGGCAGATCAAACGGGGCGAGAAAGGGATTTGGCAGCGTCGATTTTGGGAACATCGGATCCGCGACCCCGCGGATTTCGAACGGCATTGCAGCTTGGTGCACCTCAGCCCCGTGCATGCAGGCTATTGTGACCGTCCTGAGGCTTGGCCTTACAGTTCCTATCGCCGCGCGTGCTCAGGTCAGGCAGCGCTTCAGGGCGCGGAGGCGGGGCCGCTAGAGGAGGACGCGGTCTTGGATGATGATGTGACGCCGCTGAACCACGCGGCCTCACCTGTTACGCCATTGAGCGGGCTGCACAGTTGA
- a CDS encoding SDR family NAD(P)-dependent oxidoreductase translates to MTLKDKHAFITGGGTGIGLAIAQDLAGKGAKVTITGRRQVVLDAVSGNGISGMAMDVRDEAQVTETIARAVEANGPVQICVANAGVAEGRSLHKTDLDFWRDMMATNLDGAFLTIRESLKSMRQTDWGRVIAVSSMAGLRGLPGAACYSASKHGMIGLIRSLSEDYMGQPFTFNALCPGYVDTEIIARNTQAISKRAGLSEEKARDVMVNANRHKRLIAPSEVAAAAAWLVGEGSESINGQSIEIAGGQM, encoded by the coding sequence ATGACACTGAAAGACAAACACGCATTCATCACCGGCGGCGGCACTGGCATCGGGCTGGCCATCGCGCAGGATTTGGCCGGCAAGGGCGCAAAGGTCACCATCACCGGACGGCGGCAGGTGGTGCTCGACGCCGTGTCAGGCAATGGCATCAGCGGCATGGCAATGGACGTGCGTGACGAGGCGCAGGTCACCGAGACCATCGCCCGCGCGGTCGAGGCCAATGGCCCGGTGCAAATCTGCGTGGCCAATGCGGGCGTGGCCGAAGGCCGGTCACTGCATAAAACCGACCTCGATTTTTGGCGCGACATGATGGCGACCAATCTCGACGGAGCCTTTCTCACCATCCGGGAGAGCCTGAAATCCATGCGCCAGACCGATTGGGGCCGGGTCATCGCCGTGTCCTCCATGGCCGGGCTGCGCGGCCTGCCGGGGGCGGCCTGCTACTCGGCCTCGAAACACGGGATGATCGGGCTGATCCGCTCGCTCAGCGAAGATTACATGGGCCAGCCCTTTACCTTCAACGCGCTCTGTCCCGGTTACGTCGATACCGAGATCATCGCGCGCAACACGCAGGCGATCTCCAAACGCGCCGGGCTGTCCGAGGAAAAGGCCCGCGATGTCATGGTCAACGCCAACCGCCACAAACGCCTGATTGCGCCCTCGGAAGTGGCCGCCGCGGCGGCCTGGCTGGTTGGCGAAGGCTCCGAAAGCATCAACGGCCAGTCGATCGAGATCGCCGGCGGGCAAATGTAG
- a CDS encoding Re/Si-specific NAD(P)(+) transhydrogenase subunit alpha, giving the protein MKIGTPKEIFEGENRVAMTPESALQLQKLGHSCVIETGAGAAAGFDDAAYEAADVEVVQSAAALYEAADVVAKVRPPSEDEVKHLRAGQTLISMFNPAGNTELMEAAAEKGATVMAMDMVPRISRAQKMDALSSMANIAGYRAVIEAGNNFGRFFTGQITAAGKVPPAKVLVVGAGVAGLAAIGTSTSLGAITLAFDVRPEVAEQVESMGAEFVYLDFEEEQQDGSASGGYASVSSPEFREAQLAKFRELAPDVDIVITTALIPNREAPELWTEDMVQAMKPGSVIVDLAAEKGGNCKLTKMDEKIVTDNGVTIIGYTDFPSRMATQASTLYATNIRHLMADLTPEKDGVINHDMEDDVIRGATITHEKEVTFPPPPPKVAAIAAAPKKEKVKEKTPEEKRAEELAAFKQQTKNQVTLLAVGAALLLGVGLVAPASFMQHFIVFVLAVFVGFQVIWGVAHSLHTPLMAVTNAISSIIILGALMQIGSGSWLVILLAALSVFMCGINIFGGFLVTRRMLAMFQKS; this is encoded by the coding sequence TTGAAGATCGGGACACCAAAAGAAATATTTGAGGGCGAGAACCGGGTCGCGATGACCCCGGAAAGCGCGCTGCAACTGCAAAAGCTCGGGCATAGCTGCGTCATCGAGACGGGCGCCGGGGCGGCTGCGGGCTTTGACGATGCCGCCTATGAAGCCGCGGATGTCGAGGTGGTGCAATCCGCCGCCGCGCTTTACGAGGCCGCCGATGTGGTTGCCAAGGTGCGCCCGCCCTCTGAGGATGAGGTCAAGCACCTGCGCGCAGGCCAGACGCTGATCTCCATGTTCAACCCCGCCGGCAACACCGAGCTGATGGAGGCCGCCGCCGAGAAGGGCGCGACCGTCATGGCGATGGACATGGTACCGCGCATCAGCCGTGCGCAGAAGATGGACGCGCTTTCGTCGATGGCGAACATCGCGGGCTACCGCGCGGTGATCGAGGCGGGCAATAACTTCGGACGTTTCTTCACCGGTCAGATCACCGCGGCGGGCAAGGTGCCCCCGGCCAAGGTGCTGGTCGTCGGCGCGGGCGTCGCGGGCCTTGCCGCCATCGGCACCTCGACCTCGCTCGGCGCGATCACGCTGGCCTTCGACGTGCGCCCCGAAGTGGCCGAACAGGTCGAATCGATGGGCGCGGAATTCGTCTATCTCGACTTCGAGGAAGAACAGCAGGACGGCTCCGCCTCCGGCGGCTATGCCTCTGTTTCCTCTCCCGAATTCCGCGAAGCGCAGCTTGCCAAGTTCCGCGAGCTGGCCCCCGATGTGGACATCGTCATCACCACGGCGCTGATCCCCAACCGCGAAGCGCCGGAGCTTTGGACCGAGGATATGGTGCAGGCGATGAAGCCCGGTTCCGTGATCGTGGACCTCGCCGCCGAGAAGGGCGGCAACTGCAAGCTCACCAAGATGGACGAGAAGATCGTCACCGACAACGGCGTGACCATCATCGGCTACACCGACTTCCCGAGCCGCATGGCGACGCAGGCCTCGACGCTTTACGCCACCAACATCCGTCACCTGATGGCGGACCTCACGCCCGAGAAGGACGGTGTCATCAACCACGACATGGAAGATGACGTGATCCGCGGCGCCACCATCACCCACGAGAAGGAAGTGACCTTCCCGCCGCCACCGCCCAAGGTCGCGGCCATCGCGGCGGCGCCGAAGAAGGAGAAGGTAAAGGAAAAGACGCCTGAGGAAAAACGCGCCGAGGAACTGGCGGCCTTCAAGCAGCAGACCAAGAACCAGGTCACGCTGCTGGCCGTCGGTGCGGCGCTGCTGCTGGGTGTGGGGCTTGTCGCTCCGGCCAGCTTCATGCAGCACTTCATCGTCTTCGTTCTGGCGGTCTTTGTCGGTTTCCAAGTGATCTGGGGCGTGGCGCACAGCCTGCACACGCCGCTGATGGCGGTGACCAACGCGATCTCCTCGATCATCATTCTGGGCGCGCTGATGCAGATCGGCTCGGGCTCCTGGCTGGTGATCCTTCTTGCTGCCCTGTCGGTCTTCATGTGTGGGATCAACATTTTCGGCGGCTTCCTCGTGACACGGCGCATGCTCGCCATGTTCCAGAAATCCTGA
- a CDS encoding DUF3422 family protein: protein MAPIKDHPQRLALTGEMHARPFPQLAAPSRVAFLAVKLSADATPQAELNALLAHYGAPRADAAATHYYGEMGRFTLKWEQHTEFVTYTVIAPSGRSLPFAATDFDAFPEDWLAEVQGERITSALLTVLPKPEADDEIAAHLQDWFVPESLAVAEVLDGAAVVASDFRIDPAGHLRLALFTDATTGQRRIGRIVQRLCEIETYKAMSMLGFMQARDMAGALNDLDGQLSTLMGAMRSGAGTAAEETLHALLDVSVALEALTAETAYRFAATGAYEAIVYERISALREARFLGRQGFGEFMMRRYAPAMRTVKSTETRLQTLAARALRAADLLRTRVDVERSAQNQAILASMDRRADLQLRLQHTVEGLSVVAISYYAVSLAGYLLYPLAAPLGVSKGLLTAAVTLPVVFGVWWTLRRLRRKIG from the coding sequence ATGGCCCCGATCAAAGACCACCCCCAGCGGCTTGCCCTTACCGGCGAAATGCACGCGCGCCCGTTTCCGCAGCTCGCCGCGCCCTCGCGGGTGGCCTTTCTGGCGGTGAAACTATCGGCGGATGCCACGCCACAGGCCGAGTTGAACGCGCTGTTGGCTCATTACGGCGCCCCACGCGCCGATGCGGCGGCCACGCATTATTACGGAGAGATGGGCCGCTTCACCCTGAAATGGGAGCAGCATACCGAGTTCGTCACCTATACGGTCATCGCCCCCTCAGGCCGGAGCCTACCTTTCGCCGCCACGGATTTCGACGCTTTTCCAGAGGATTGGCTGGCCGAGGTGCAGGGGGAGCGGATCACCTCGGCCCTGCTTACGGTGCTGCCGAAGCCGGAAGCCGACGATGAGATCGCGGCGCATTTGCAGGACTGGTTCGTGCCCGAAAGCCTCGCCGTTGCGGAGGTGCTGGATGGGGCGGCGGTGGTGGCCAGCGACTTTCGGATCGACCCCGCAGGCCATCTGCGCCTCGCGCTTTTCACCGATGCAACGACAGGCCAGCGGCGGATCGGGCGGATCGTGCAGCGGCTCTGCGAGATCGAGACCTATAAGGCGATGTCGATGCTGGGGTTCATGCAGGCGCGCGACATGGCCGGGGCGTTGAACGATCTGGACGGACAGCTATCGACGCTCATGGGGGCGATGCGCAGCGGGGCGGGCACGGCGGCTGAGGAAACGCTGCACGCGCTCTTGGATGTCTCGGTCGCGCTGGAGGCGCTGACGGCGGAAACCGCCTATCGTTTCGCCGCCACAGGGGCCTATGAGGCCATCGTCTATGAACGTATCTCCGCCCTGCGTGAAGCGCGTTTTCTGGGGCGGCAGGGCTTTGGCGAGTTCATGATGCGCCGCTATGCGCCCGCGATGCGCACGGTCAAATCGACCGAGACACGCCTGCAAACCCTCGCCGCGCGGGCACTGCGGGCCGCGGATCTTTTGCGAACGCGGGTGGATGTGGAACGCTCGGCCCAGAACCAAGCGATCCTTGCCAGTATGGACCGCCGCGCCGATCTGCAACTGCGGCTGCAACACACCGTAGAGGGGCTGTCTGTTGTGGCGATCAGCTATTACGCGGTGTCGCTGGCGGGCTATCTGCTCTACCCGCTTGCCGCGCCACTGGGGGTCAGCAAGGGGCTGCTGACCGCCGCTGTCACTCTGCCGGTTGTGTTTGGTGTGTGGTGGACGCTGCGCCGTCTGCGGCGGAAGATCGGTTGA
- a CDS encoding YeeE/YedE family protein, whose protein sequence is MFESFGFEETTAKEASVLLAALIGLAFGVLAQRTRFCFRRSLVGEDRRQALGIWLTALALAVIGTQAAVAAGWISFDAHRFMASDVPLLAIAVGGLLFGAGMVLTRGCISRLTVLTGGGNLRAALVVLVFAVVAHATLKGVLAPLRVALGSVTVNMGENVSLAALPGGTLLWAGVIAVAALAYALRSGNRPGQLVMAALIGLLVPAAWVGTGFILLDEFDPIAMESLSFTSPSADTLFWTIASSSIPAGFGTGLLGGVFVGALIASLFAREFQWQSFDAPRQTGRYLTGAAMMGVGGVLAGGCTLGAGLSGVPTLSVAAIEAIVMIALGGLAMQVLLNRSSAADGAASTTHQTQPAE, encoded by the coding sequence ATGTTTGAGTCTTTCGGCTTTGAAGAGACGACAGCAAAAGAGGCGTCCGTTCTGCTGGCGGCCCTCATCGGGCTGGCGTTCGGCGTGCTGGCGCAGCGCACGCGGTTTTGCTTTCGCCGCAGCCTCGTGGGCGAAGACCGACGCCAAGCGCTTGGAATCTGGCTGACCGCACTGGCGCTGGCCGTGATCGGCACGCAGGCCGCCGTGGCCGCCGGATGGATCAGTTTTGACGCGCATCGTTTCATGGCCAGCGACGTGCCGCTTTTGGCGATTGCTGTGGGCGGGCTGCTCTTTGGCGCGGGCATGGTGCTGACACGCGGCTGCATCTCGCGCCTCACGGTGCTGACAGGCGGCGGCAACCTGCGGGCGGCGCTGGTGGTGCTGGTCTTTGCCGTGGTGGCCCATGCGACGCTGAAAGGCGTCTTGGCACCGCTGCGCGTGGCGCTCGGCTCTGTCACCGTGAATATGGGAGAGAACGTGAGCCTTGCCGCCCTGCCCGGCGGTACGCTGCTCTGGGCTGGTGTGATCGCCGTGGCGGCGCTGGCCTATGCGCTGCGCTCGGGTAACCGTCCGGGGCAACTGGTGATGGCGGCGCTGATCGGTCTCTTGGTCCCCGCCGCATGGGTGGGCACCGGGTTCATCCTGCTCGATGAATTCGACCCGATCGCGATGGAGAGCCTCAGCTTCACCTCCCCCTCCGCCGATACGCTGTTCTGGACCATCGCCAGCAGTTCGATCCCCGCAGGCTTTGGCACCGGGCTATTGGGCGGCGTCTTTGTCGGTGCGCTGATCGCCAGCCTTTTCGCGCGAGAGTTTCAGTGGCAGAGCTTTGACGCCCCCCGCCAGACCGGGCGCTACCTGACCGGGGCCGCCATGATGGGCGTGGGCGGCGTGTTGGCCGGGGGCTGCACCTTGGGCGCGGGGCTCTCCGGCGTGCCGACCCTTTCGGTCGCAGCCATCGAGGCCATCGTGATGATCGCTTTGGGCGGCTTGGCCATGCAGGTGCTGCTCAACCGATCTTCCGCCGCAGACGGCGCAGCGTCCACCACACACCAAACACAACCGGCAGAGTGA
- a CDS encoding ABC transporter permease — translation MTEQPIPASPVEADLEFMKALQDKGPQKPPRSQWRDVWDQFRKHKGALFGGGFLIFITLAVIFGPYLWDIDAKKLDIRNKNWRPIYTLLWDGDAKAGWAHPFGTDQLGRDILAQMLFGGRVSMAVGWMAMALALIIGTAVGVLSGFFKRMDFWLMRFTDLILSLPILPLVLLAVTLFGQPLRAQFGPEGGMFILIVSVISLTSWMQTARIVRGDILALKEREFILAARSIGTTPGKIIRRHLLPNVISPIMVSATLGLATAIITESALSFLGVGFPSDFPTWGKQLADAVDRMQEFPERVMLPGIAISLTVLAVNYLGDGLRDALDPRIRGR, via the coding sequence ATGACTGAGCAACCCATTCCCGCAAGCCCGGTCGAAGCCGACCTCGAGTTCATGAAGGCCCTGCAAGACAAGGGCCCGCAAAAGCCGCCGCGCAGCCAATGGCGCGATGTTTGGGACCAGTTCCGCAAACACAAGGGCGCGCTTTTCGGCGGTGGTTTCCTGATCTTCATCACGCTGGCCGTGATCTTTGGCCCCTATCTGTGGGACATCGACGCCAAGAAACTGGACATCCGAAACAAGAACTGGCGGCCGATCTATACCCTGCTGTGGGATGGCGATGCCAAGGCGGGCTGGGCCCATCCCTTCGGCACCGACCAGTTGGGCCGCGACATCCTTGCGCAGATGCTCTTTGGCGGGCGCGTGTCGATGGCCGTGGGCTGGATGGCAATGGCACTGGCGCTGATCATCGGCACCGCCGTCGGCGTGCTCTCGGGCTTTTTCAAACGGATGGACTTCTGGCTGATGCGGTTCACCGACCTGATCCTCAGCCTGCCGATCCTGCCTCTGGTCCTGCTCGCCGTGACGCTCTTTGGCCAACCGCTGCGAGCGCAGTTCGGCCCCGAGGGCGGCATGTTCATCCTCATCGTCTCGGTCATCAGCCTGACCTCATGGATGCAAACCGCGCGGATTGTGCGCGGCGACATCCTCGCGCTGAAAGAGCGTGAGTTCATCCTCGCCGCGCGCTCCATCGGCACCACGCCGGGCAAGATCATCCGCCGCCACCTGCTGCCCAACGTGATCTCGCCTATCATGGTCTCGGCGACCCTTGGCCTCGCCACGGCGATCATCACCGAAAGCGCGCTGAGCTTCCTTGGCGTCGGCTTCCCGTCTGACTTCCCCACATGGGGCAAGCAACTGGCCGATGCCGTGGACCGGATGCAGGAGTTCCCCGAGCGGGTGATGCTGCCGGGCATCGCCATCTCGCTGACGGTGCTGGCGGTGAACTACCTCGGCGACGGTCTGCGCGACGCGCTCGACCCGCGCATTCGCGGACGCTGA
- a CDS encoding peptide ABC transporter substrate-binding protein, which yields MKLKTLLMGAVASTALAPMAFAEAHEGERGRDGEVKIIYWQAPSILNPYLSSGTKDVEASSLVLEPLGRYDQNGALVPYLANEIPTLENGGVSEDLKTITWKLKDGLMWSDGTPVTANDVKFTADYCMNPEGGCAQLAKFEGVSSVDVVDDQTVKVTFSEPMPNPYGPFMGGQSPIIQAAQFADCTGAKAPECTEANFNPIGTGPFTVTEFRPNDVITMAANENYRDPSKPAFATLTFKGGGDATAAGRAVMETGEFDYAWNLQLAPDVIAKMAEGGKGKPMSAFGTLVERLELNMTDPSPDLPEGERATAKHPHPILGDEKVRRALSMAIDRELLVEVGYGQAGRATCNMVPAPELYASDNTDCLTQDIEGAKALLDEAGWVDSDGDGVREKDGEKLSLLYQTSTNAVRQDFQALIKDWWSQIGVETELRNIDASVFFGGDPGSTDTFQRFYADVEMYANNFDGTDPQSYLAQRTCAKFPSPETQWQGENINRFCNEEYDAMVAELGRTGEMEKRGELAKKLNDMLTKDSYSILPLVDRGRVSAASNTLGGVVLNTWDSELWNAADWYRMEE from the coding sequence ATGAAATTGAAGACCCTATTGATGGGGGCTGTCGCATCGACGGCGCTTGCCCCTATGGCCTTTGCCGAAGCCCATGAGGGCGAGCGGGGCCGCGACGGCGAAGTCAAGATCATCTATTGGCAGGCGCCTTCGATCCTGAACCCCTATTTGTCGAGCGGCACGAAGGACGTCGAAGCGTCCTCGCTGGTTCTCGAACCACTTGGCCGCTACGACCAGAACGGCGCGCTGGTCCCCTATCTGGCGAACGAAATTCCGACGCTTGAAAACGGCGGCGTGAGCGAAGACCTCAAGACCATCACATGGAAGCTGAAAGACGGGCTGATGTGGTCCGACGGCACCCCCGTCACCGCCAATGACGTCAAGTTCACCGCCGATTACTGCATGAACCCCGAAGGCGGCTGCGCACAGCTGGCCAAGTTCGAAGGTGTCTCCTCGGTTGACGTGGTCGATGACCAGACAGTCAAAGTTACCTTCTCCGAGCCGATGCCGAACCCTTACGGCCCCTTCATGGGCGGCCAATCCCCGATCATTCAGGCGGCACAGTTCGCTGATTGCACCGGCGCCAAAGCGCCCGAGTGCACCGAGGCCAACTTCAACCCCATCGGCACCGGCCCCTTCACCGTCACCGAGTTCCGCCCGAACGACGTGATCACCATGGCCGCGAACGAAAATTACCGCGACCCCAGCAAGCCTGCCTTCGCCACGCTGACCTTCAAAGGCGGCGGTGACGCGACAGCGGCGGGCCGTGCCGTGATGGAAACTGGTGAGTTCGACTACGCCTGGAACCTGCAACTGGCCCCCGATGTCATCGCCAAGATGGCCGAAGGCGGCAAGGGCAAGCCGATGTCGGCTTTCGGCACGCTGGTTGAGCGTCTGGAACTGAACATGACCGACCCCTCCCCCGATCTGCCGGAGGGTGAGCGCGCCACGGCCAAACACCCGCACCCGATCCTGGGCGATGAGAAAGTGCGCCGCGCGCTTTCCATGGCGATCGACCGCGAATTGCTGGTCGAGGTCGGCTACGGCCAAGCGGGCCGCGCCACCTGCAACATGGTGCCTGCGCCCGAACTCTACGCCTCGGACAACACCGACTGTCTGACCCAAGACATCGAAGGCGCCAAAGCGCTGTTGGACGAAGCAGGCTGGGTCGACAGCGATGGCGACGGTGTGCGTGAGAAGGACGGCGAGAAACTGTCCCTGCTCTACCAGACCTCGACCAACGCCGTGCGTCAGGACTTCCAAGCGCTGATCAAAGATTGGTGGAGCCAGATCGGTGTTGAAACCGAGCTGCGCAACATCGACGCTTCGGTCTTCTTCGGCGGCGACCCCGGTTCGACCGACACGTTCCAGCGTTTCTATGCCGACGTTGAAATGTACGCCAACAACTTCGACGGCACCGACCCGCAAAGCTACCTTGCCCAGCGGACCTGCGCCAAGTTCCCCAGCCCCGAGACACAGTGGCAGGGCGAAAACATCAACCGCTTCTGCAACGAAGAGTATGACGCGATGGTGGCCGAACTGGGCCGCACCGGCGAGATGGAAAAGCGTGGCGAACTGGCCAAAAAGCTGAACGACATGCTGACCAAAGACAGCTACTCGATCCTGCCGCTGGTGGACCGTGGCCGCGTCTCGGCTGCCTCCAACACCCTTGGTGGCGTTGTGCTGAACACATGGGACTCCGAGCTGTGGAATGCCGCCGATTGGTACCGCATGGAAGAGTGA
- a CDS encoding ABC transporter ATP-binding protein, with the protein MLDHTNGAPIAQIQGLRVEFQTKDGPVVGVEDVSFDINPGETVCVVGESGSGKSVSSLSLMRLVEYGGGEIAGGRLLFERGEEGQVDLAASGGNLMRKIRGNEIGMIFQEPMTALNPVFTIGKQMTEGLRLHLNMTRKEAEARALELMKQVRIPEPERRLKQYPHELSGGMRQRVVIAMALACEPRLLIADEPTTALDVTIQAEILALMDRLKRETGTAVMFITHDMAVVAQMADRVVVMFRGKKVEEGTVEEIFENPQHPYTKALLAAVPKLGEMTGKPYPEPMKLLGTPDKEIVPIKGREETLLSVKNLTTRFPVQGGFLRRTVANVHAVEDLSFSLNKGQTLSLVGESGCGKSTAGRSILRLVEPMSGEVKLDGVDIMSLDQSALRTARLDMQMIFQDPFASLNPQMQLADQVAEPIHNFGTLKGGEINKRIEMLFDRVELPRSFMRRFPHELSGGQRQRVAIARALALNPKLIIADEAVSALDVSVQAQVLNLMMELQAEMELSFLFISHDMAVVERVSHYVGVMYLGRIVEMGSRQRVFENPQHPYTQALMKAVPIADPRRRKSEKDLNFKPIPSPIHPVSYRPEPSVYREVEPGHHVLTTDSGY; encoded by the coding sequence ATGCTGGATCACACCAATGGGGCGCCAATCGCCCAAATTCAGGGCCTGCGCGTCGAATTTCAAACCAAAGATGGCCCCGTGGTCGGTGTTGAGGATGTCAGTTTCGACATCAATCCCGGTGAGACGGTTTGCGTGGTCGGAGAATCAGGATCAGGCAAATCGGTGTCCTCCCTGTCGCTGATGCGACTGGTTGAGTATGGCGGCGGTGAAATTGCAGGCGGTCGCCTGCTTTTTGAGCGCGGTGAAGAAGGCCAAGTCGATCTCGCGGCCAGCGGCGGCAATCTGATGCGCAAGATTCGCGGCAATGAGATCGGCATGATCTTCCAAGAGCCGATGACCGCGCTGAACCCCGTGTTCACCATCGGCAAGCAGATGACCGAAGGTCTGCGCCTGCATCTGAACATGACCCGCAAAGAGGCCGAGGCCCGCGCGCTGGAGCTGATGAAACAGGTCCGCATCCCTGAGCCGGAGCGGCGTCTCAAGCAGTACCCCCACGAACTTTCAGGCGGCATGCGGCAGCGCGTGGTGATCGCCATGGCGCTGGCCTGCGAGCCGCGCCTCTTGATCGCCGATGAGCCCACCACCGCGCTCGACGTGACCATCCAGGCCGAGATCCTCGCGCTGATGGACCGGCTGAAGCGCGAGACCGGCACCGCGGTGATGTTCATCACCCACGACATGGCCGTGGTGGCGCAGATGGCCGACCGCGTGGTCGTGATGTTCCGCGGCAAGAAGGTCGAGGAAGGCACCGTCGAGGAGATCTTCGAGAACCCGCAGCACCCCTATACCAAGGCGCTTCTGGCCGCCGTGCCGAAACTCGGCGAAATGACGGGCAAGCCATACCCCGAGCCGATGAAACTCTTGGGCACACCCGACAAGGAGATCGTGCCGATCAAGGGCCGCGAAGAGACGCTACTGTCGGTCAAGAACCTGACCACCCGCTTCCCGGTACAGGGCGGTTTCCTGCGCCGCACCGTGGCCAATGTGCATGCGGTCGAGGACCTGTCGTTCTCGCTCAACAAGGGCCAGACGCTCAGCCTCGTCGGCGAATCGGGCTGCGGCAAATCCACCGCCGGACGCTCGATCCTGCGGCTGGTGGAGCCGATGTCGGGGGAGGTGAAGCTCGACGGCGTCGACATCATGTCGCTGGACCAATCTGCGCTGCGCACCGCGCGGCTCGACATGCAGATGATCTTTCAGGACCCCTTTGCCTCGCTCAACCCACAGATGCAGTTGGCCGATCAGGTGGCCGAACCGATCCACAATTTCGGCACCCTCAAGGGCGGGGAGATCAACAAGCGGATCGAGATGCTGTTTGACCGCGTAGAACTGCCGCGCAGCTTCATGCGCCGCTTCCCGCATGAGCTGTCGGGCGGCCAGCGACAGCGCGTTGCCATCGCCCGCGCGCTTGCGCTGAACCCCAAACTCATCATCGCGGACGAAGCTGTCTCGGCGCTGGACGTGTCTGTGCAGGCGCAGGTGCTGAACCTGATGATGGAGCTTCAGGCCGAGATGGAACTGTCGTTCTTGTTCATCAGCCACGACATGGCCGTGGTCGAACGCGTCAGCCACTACGTCGGCGTCATGTATCTGGGCCGCATCGTCGAGATGGGTTCGCGCCAGCGGGTCTTCGAGAACCCGCAGCACCCCTATACGCAGGCGCTGATGAAGGCCGTGCCGATCGCCGATCCGCGCCGCCGCAAGTCCGAGAAGGACCTGAACTTCAAGCCGATCCCCTCGCCAATCCATCCGGTCAGTTACCGGCCCGAGCCTTCGGTCTACCGCGAGGTGGAGCCTGGGCACCATGTGCTGACCACCGACAGCGGCTATTGA